CATGGTGGGCAACGACATGGGCCGCTTCATGCAGTACCAGACCGCCCAGGCCATCCCGGAGATGGCCAAGGGCGGCGGCGGCAGCGGCATCGCCGGCGACGCCATGGGGCTGGGCGCCGGGGTGGCGCTGGGCCAGGTGCTGGCGCAGAACCTGCAGCAGGGGCTGCACGGGGGCACCGCCGCCCCGGCCGGCCAGCCGGCCGCCGGTGCCCCCGGCGCCGGCGTGCGGCCGGAGGACGTCATGGCCACGCTGGAGAAGCTGGGCGAACTCAAGGCCAAGGGCATCCTGACCCAGGACGAATTCGATGCCAAGAAGGCCGAGCTGCTGAAGAAGCTAGTCTGATCGCACCGCGCCCGGCACCGCCCGCGCCCTGCCGGCGGGCCAGCCCGGGCCCAACGGCTGAGCCACTTGCCCACCGAGACCCCCCAGCGCAGCTACCGTGCCCCGTGTCCGGGCTGCGGCGCGCCGGTGGAGTTCCGCAGCGCCCAGTCCACCCACGCGGTGTGCAGCTATTGCCGCAGCACCGTGGTGCGCGCCGGCGACACGCTGGCCCGGGTGGGCAAGATGGCCGAGCTGTTCGACGACCACAGCCCGTTGCAGCTGATGGCCAGCGGCCGCTTCGACGGCCGCGCCTTCACCCTGGTGGGGCGCCTGCAGTACCGCAGCGGCAGCGGCACCTGGTCGGAGTGGCAGGCCCTGTTCGACGACGGCGCCAGCGGCCAGCTGGCCGAGGACAACGGCGCCTACGTGTTCTCGTTCCCGGCCTCGCTGCAGCGCGAGGTGCCGCAGCCCGCGCAGTTGCGGCTGGGCGCGACGACGGCGGTGGCCAGCAAGCGCTTCACCGTCACCACCAACGACCAGGCCGTGCTGCTGGCGGCGCAGGGCGAACTGCCCAAGCTGCCGCCGCCGGGCCAGCCGTTCGCGGTGGTCGAACTGCGCAGCGACGACGGCGAGGTGCTGTCGATCGACTGGGGCGTGGCACCGCCGCCGGTCGGGCGCGGGCGCGAGGTGCGGCTGGACGACCTGCAGCTGGCCGGGCTGGCCGGCGAGAGCGCACGCGAGGAGAAGGCGCGCCAGTTCGCCTGCCCGAACTGCGGCGCGCCGGTCGAGGTGCGGCTGGAAGGCACCCGCAGCATCACCTGCGGCAGCTGCCACAGCCTGATCGACCTGTCGCAGGGCGTCGGCGGCGAGCTGCGCCATGCCCTCCAGGACGAGCCGGTGCAGCCGCTCATCCCGCTCGGCGCGCTCGGCACGCTGCAGGGGGCCGAGTGGCAGGTGGTCGGGTTCCAGCACCGCATGGGCTGGCTGGCGGGCGAGGAGGACGAGCGCTTCGGCTGGAGCGAATACCTGCTCTACAACCGCAAGCGCGGCTTCGTCTTCCTGGTCGACGCCGAGGACGGCTGGAGCCTGGTGCGGCCGGTGACGGGCGCGCCGACGCTCGCGCCGGGCGGCAGCGAGGCGACCTACCTGGGCACCCGCTACACCCTGCGCGAGAGCTACACGGCCGAGACCTTCTACGTGGCCGGCGAGTTCTACTGGCCGGTGGAACGCGGCCAGCGCACCGCCAACCGGGACTTCGCCAGCGGCAAGCGGCTGCTGTCGATGGAGCAGTCGGCGCGCGAGGTCACCTGGTCCAGCGGCGGCGCGCTGCCCAGCGCCGCGGTCGTGCAGGCGTTCGGGCTGCAGGGCAAGGGCGACCAGCTGCGGCGCGGCGACGCCGGGCCCACCAGCACCGGCGGTGGCGTGGGCTGCGGCTGCGCCACCATCCTCATCATCCTTGCCGTCATCATCCTGCTCGTGGTGCTGTTCGCGCTGCTGCGGGACGACGGCGGTTCCGGCGGCTCCGGGAGCGCGCGCAGCAGCGGCGGTTCCTGGGGCGGCTCTTCCAGCGGGGGTGGCCACAAGTGAGCCCCTGCGCCAACGCGTTCCGTTCCCGGAGGTCCCCATGGGCATCGAATGGCTGAAACCCGCCGTCGTCGTCGGCTCCATCGTCTACGCGCTGATCGGCATCGGCATCTTCTGGCTCAGCTTCCTGATCATCGACAAGCTCACCCCCTATGACCTGTGGGAGGAACTGGTCGAGAAGCAGAACCTGGCGCTGGGCGCCGTGGTCGCCGCCATGTGCCTGGGCATCTCCATCATCGTGGCCGCCGCCATCCACTGAGATGCCGGCGTCCGCGCACGCGCCGCGCCGCGCCGGCCCGCGGCCGCTCGAGGTGGCGCTGCTCGCCTCGGTGTTCACCGTCGCCGCCTGCGGGCTGGTCTACGAGCTGGCCGCCGGCGCGCTGGCGTCCTACCTGCTCGGCGACTCGGTGCTGCAGTTCTCCACCATCATCGGCACCTACCTGTTCGCGATGGGCGTGGGCTCCTGGCTGTCGAAGTACTTCGAGCGCCAGCTGCCGGCGCACTTCCTGCGCATCGAGCTGCTGGTGGCGCTGGTCGGCGGCAGCCTGCCGGCGCTGCTGTTCCTGGCCAACGCCTGGGCGCCGCACGGCTTCCGGCCGCTGCTGTACGGGCTGGTGCTGGCGGTCGGCCTGTTGGTCGGGCTGGAGATCCCGCTGGTGATGCGCATCCTGCGGCGCGACGTGGCGCTCAAGGAGCTGGTGTCGCAGGTGCTCACGTTCGACTACCTGGGCGCGCTGGCGGTGTCGATCGCCTTCCCGCTGTTCTTCGTGCCGCAGCTCGGGCTGGTGCGCACCGGGTTCGTGTTCGGCCTGCTGAACGCGGCGGTGGCGACCTGGGCGCTGTGGCTGTTCCGGCACGAGCTGCGCCGCCTGCCCGCCCACGCGCTGGCCTGCGCGGCGACGCTGCTGCTGCTGGCGGGCGGGCTGGCCGGCGCCGGCCGCATCACCTCGCTGGCCGAGGACCGCTTCTACCAGGACCGCATCGTGCTGGCCGAGAGCTCGGCCTGGCAGCGCATCGTGGTGACGCAGGGGCGCGCCGGCCTGCGCCTGTTCCTCAACGGCAACCTGCAGTTCGCCGAACGCGACGAGTACCGCTACCACGAAGCGCTGGTGCACCCGGCGATGGCGGCGCACGGCCACCCGCGCAAGGTGGCCATCCTGGGCGGCGGCGACGGCATGGCGGCGCGCGAGGTGCTGCGCCATCCGGGCGTCGAGAGCGTCACGCTGGTGGAGCTGGACCCGCACATGACACGCCTGTTCAGCCAGAACCCGGCGCTGGTGCGCCTGAACGGCGGCGCGCTGACCTCGCCCAAGCTGCGCGTGGTGCAGGCCGATGCCTTCCGCTGGCTGGAGGAGGGCGACGAGACCTACGACGTGGTGATCGTCGACTTCCCCGACCCGACCAACTTCTCCATCGGCAAGCTGTACACCGCGTCCTTCTACGCCCTGCTGGACCGGCGCCTGGCCGCCAGCGGCTACGCCGTGGTGCAGACCACCTCGCCGCTGGTGGCGCGCCAGAGCTTCTGGACCGTGGTGACCACCATCGAGTCGGTCGGCCTGCGCGCCACGCCCTACCACGCCCATGTGCCCAGCTTCGGCGAATGGGGCTACGTGCTAGCCAGCCGGCGGCCGTGGCGGATGCCCGAGGCGTTGCCGGACGGCCTGCGCTTCCTGACGCCGCCGGGCCTGGCGGCGCTGTTCGACTTCCCGCCCGACATGCAGCGGGTGCCGGCGGCGGTGAACCGGCTGTCCAACCAGACCCTGGTCACCACCTACGAGCGCGAGTGGGGCCGGGTCCAGCCATGAGCCTGCGGCGCCGTGCGCTGCTCGCCGGCGCGGCCGTGGTGCCGCTGGCCGGCTGCGGCACGCGGGCGGTCGAGGGCGGCTTCGTCGCCGGCCACCCCGAGCGTGGCCACCTGCTGCGCGATGGCGTGGCGCCCGGCGGCCCGCCGGTCGCCCGGCGGGCGCAGGTGGTGGTGGCCGGCGCCGGCGTGGCCGGCCTGGCGGCGGCGCGCGCCCTGCGGGCCCGTGGGATCGAGGACCTGGTGGTGCTCGACCTGGAGGACGAGGCCGGCGGCAACAGCCGCGCCGGCGTGCTCGGTGGCCTTGCCTGTCCCTGGGGCGCGCACTACCTGCCGCTGCCCGGCGACGACGCGCGCGAGGTGCAGGACCTGCTGGAGGAGGTCGGGCTGCGGCGCCGCGTGGCCGGCCGCTGGCGCTACGACGAGCGCCACCTGTGCCACAGCCCGCAGGAGCGGCTGTTCAGCGGCGGCGCCTGGCACGAGGGGCTGCTGCCGGTGCACGACGCCGACCCGGCCACGCTGGCCCAGTACCGGCGCTTCGCCGCCGCCGTGCGCAGCGCCGCCCGCGCGGCCCGCTACACGCTGCCGGCCGGCGAGCCGCAACCGGCCCAGCTGGCGCTGGACGCCGAGCCGTTCGCGCGCTGGCTGGACCGCGAGGGCTTCACCGCCCCCGACCTGCGCTGGTACCTCGACTACTGCTGCCGCGACGACTACGGCGCCGGCACGGCGGTGGTCTCGGCCTGGGCCGGGCTGCACTACTTCGCCAGCCGGCACGGCTTCCAGGCGCCCGGCGAGGAGGGCGAGCGCGACGCCGTGCTGACCTGGCCGGAAGGCAATGCCTGGCTGGCGCGCCGGCTGGCCGCGCCGTTGGGCGAGCGGCTGCGCACCGGCCGCGTCGTGCTGCGCGTGGCCGAGGGCCGGCACGGGGTCGAGGTCGATGCGCTCGACCTCGCCAGCGGCGCGCTGGAGCGCTGGCAGGCCGCGCACGCGGTGCTGGCGCTGCCGGCCGCGGTGGCCGCGCGCCTGCTGGCGGCTGCGCCCGGGCCGCTGCGGGCGGCCGGCGCCGCCACCCGCTCGGCGCCCTGGGTGGTGGTCAACCTGCAGCTGGATGCGCCGCTGGCCGACCGGCCGGGCGCCGCACCGGCCTGGGACAACGTGCTGCAGGACGGCGCCGGCCTGGGCTACGTCGACGCCACGCACCAGCGGCTCGACCCGCGCCCCGGGCCCACCGTGCTGACCTGGTACCACGCCCCCGGCGAGGCGGCGCGCGGCGAGCTGCTGCAACGGCCCTGGTCGCACTGGCGCGACCTCGCCCTGGCCGACCTCGCGCCCGTCCATCCCGACCTGCCGCGCCGGCTGCAGCGGGTGGCGGTGGCGCGCTACGGGCACGCGATGGCGATCCCGGTGCCGGGCGCGCGCGCCCGGCTGGCCGGCCTGCCGCTGCGCGGCCCGCGGGTCAGCCTGGCGCACGCCGACTGGGCCGGCTACTCGGTGTTCGAGGAGGCGTTCACGCTCGGCCACCGGGCCGGCGAGCACGCCGCGCGGGCGCGCGCCCGCGCGGCCTGAGCGTCGGCGTCAGCGCAACCAGCCGCGCTTGCGGAAGTACCACATGGGCACCAGCGCGCTGGCGGCCATCAGCACCAGCACGTAGGGATAGCTGGCGGTCCCGAGCAGCTCGATCTCGGGGAACTTCAGGTTCATGCCGTACAGGCTGGCCACCAAGGTCGGCGGCAGCAGGGCGACGCTGGCGACCGAGAAGATCTTGATGATCTTGTTCTGGTTGATGTTGATGAAGCCGACCGTGGCGTCCATCAGGAAGTTGATCTTGTCGAACAGGAACGCGGTGTGGTTGTCCAGCGATTCGATGTCGCGCAGGATCTGGCGCGACTCCTCGAACTGCTCCTGCGACAGCATGCGGCTGCGCATCATGAAGCTGACCGCGCGCCGGGTGTCCATGACGTTGCGGCGGATGCGGCCGTTCAGGTCCTCCTGGCGCGCGATGTCGCCCAGCACCTCGCCGGCCAGGGTGTCGGTGACCTCGCCGGCCAGCACCTGCTTGCTCACCTTCTCCAGTTCGTCGTAGATGCCCTCCAGCGCGTCGGCCGAGTACTCGGCGTCGGCGTCGAACAGCTTGAGCAGCACGTCCTTGGCGTCCTCGATCAGGCCCGGCGCCCGGCGCGCGCGCAACCGGAGCAGCCGGAACACCGGCACGTCCTCGTCGTGGATGGAGAACAGCACGCCCTTGCTGCGCAGGGTGTCGTTGACCTCGTTGAGGATGAAGGCGACGCGCACGGCGCGCGGCTCCTCGTCGTCGGCGATCAGGAAGTCGCTGCGGATGTGGAGCTCGCCGTTGTCTTCCTCGTAGAAGCGCGCCGACTCCTCGATGTCCTCGTCCATCGCATCCTCGGGGATGGACAGGCCGTAGTACTGCTTGACCCAGCGCTTTTCCTCCAGCGTGGGCGACTCGAGGTCGACCCAGATCGGCTGGAAGCGCGAGAGCTCCTCGAGCGACTCGATCTCTTCCTGGAAGAGCCGGCCGTTGGCGAGCGAGAAGATGTTGAGCATGGGATCCCTGACGTGGCGGGTTGTTCGGCGGGGCGCGTGAGGTGCTTCCGACGCCGGTCAGGGGGCATCGAAAGCTACCGACTAGGGTAGGTGTCCAAGGCTCGTGCTCGTGGGGTGTGGCGAGGGTGCGGATTATGCCGCGCGGTCCCCGACGAAGGCCAGCAGTTCCTGCTTGCGCGCGTAGGCGTCCTGCTCGCCCAGCGTGATCAGCGCACCGATGAAGCCCGGCTCGAACAGCAGGTAGCTGGCCAGCGCGCCGCCGCCCTTGGCGGCGCCGAGGCCGCCGAGGGCGCGCCGCACCGCCGCCGGCAGTTCGTGCGCATGCGCTTGCGCCAGCGCATCGACCGACTGCGAGGGCTGGATCGCCAGCACGTCGACGCTGCGGTATGGCAGCACCGAGGTCACCTCGCGCGGCAGCTGCTGCAGCGTGCGGGTGACCCGCTGCGCCTGTTCGACGTCGGCCTGCAGGGTGTCGTGGAACACGCTGGCCAGGGCATGGCCGGCGATCGCGCCCAGGCCCGGTTCGGTGCTGGCGGCGGCACCGGCGAAGCCGGCCCGCTCCGGCTGGCCGCAGCCGACCACCAGCACCTTGTCGGCGCCCAGGTGCAGGGCCGGGGACAGTGGCGAGACCTGCCGCATCGAGCCGTCGCCGAAGTACTCGCGCCGGCCGTCGACCCACAGCGGCGTGGCCGGGAACAGGAACGGGATGGCGCTGGAGGCCATCAGGTGCTCGATGGTCAGCGGCTGGAACTCGGCGCGCCGGCCGGGCCGGTTCCAGGCCTCGCGGGTCGCGCCGTCGGCGCCCTGGCAGAAGGTCCAGTGCACGCCGGAGGTGTAGCTGGAGGCGGTGACGGCGACGGTGTCCAGCACCCCGCTGGCCAGCGCCGCCTCGATGCCGGCCAGCGAGACCACCCGGTGCAGGGTGTCCACCAGCGGCATGGTGTCGAGGATGGCGCCCTCGCGCCGCGCCCGGCCCCACAGGTTGACGGCCGCCACCAGGCGCGAGAAGCGCACCCAGCGCGGCACGTGCAGCGCGTAGACCTCGCGGCTGCGCAGGCGCAGCCAGAAGGCGCACAGCGCGTCGAAGGCCGCCAGCCCCGACGCCGCATGGCCGGCCAGCGCGGCCACGTTGAGGGCGCCGGCCGAGGTCCCGACCAGCAGCCGGAACGGGAAGCCCTCGGCGCGCCCCGGCTGCAGCCGCAGCATCGAGGCCAGCGCCTTGAGCACGCCGACCTGGTAGGCCGTGCGGGCGCCGCCTCCCATCAGCACCAGCGCCGGCAGCGGCCGCGCGGCGCGATGGGGGTTCGCAGGATGCATCGTCTCCGGGCTCATCCGGCCCATGGTAGAGCAGGGCGATGGTTGCCCGGACCACCGTCACGCCGACGGCGAGCCCGGCAGGGTGTCGCACTGCGGCACCGCCGCCATGGACTGCAGCGCTTGCGTCGGGCCTCGGCGATCTCGCCAGCAGCAGGCCGTGGAAGTCGGGCCGCGGAAAGTACGCGCTGACTCTTTGGTGGCTGGGGGGCCGGCGCAGGTCGGCGTGCTGGGCAGGGGAGGGCCGGCGGCGATCCGGGGCTGCCGGCGCGGCGGCCGCGCCGGCCGCCTGCTGCCCCATCCGCAGGAGGCGTCCTACACCGCTGGGCCGACCTGTCCGACACGGCCGATGAGGTCGTCTGCCTACGATGGATTTTCCATCGGGAGCGTCACGCCTTCCATGGAGCGCAAGGAGCCCTTCCCCCCATGATCCATCTCGCGAACGATCCGAACGCCAGTCGCCTGAGCTGGCGCCCGAGCGCCGCCACGGGCGGGAAGTCGGCTCCCAGTGAACAGCCGCTGCGGCGGGCCCGTCCGGGCCATGCGTGGCCATTCCTCAGTCCGCATGCCAACCGGGCCGACCGCCCGACCGGTGCGCGCAACCCCAGCAATGACAGCGGCAGCTAGGCGCCGCACTCCCGAGGTTTCCACCATGCTGACCGAATCCAAGAGCCCGAACAAGTTCGCCGACGTGCCGAGCGACAAGCCGCAAGGCGACCGCGTCGAGCACGCCAACCTGGAGCGCCCGGGCGCCCAGGCCCATCCGCGTGCCAAGGCCCGCACCGGCGACTGGAGCCAGTCCACCCGGCGTGCTGCCTGGCAGTGGCATTGAGACGGAGCCCGCGTGCGCACCTGTGACGCACCGACCAGCGAGCGGCCCTGCGGGGCCGCTTCGTTTTGGGGCCGGCAGCGGCGCTGCTTTTTTGTTTCCGCCTGCGCGAAGCCGTTGCTTTACCCGGGACCCCCGGGCATAGTGGGTCGCAAGTAGTACGCAAGACCGTCGTCCCTCGTCCCGCCGGTCGCCCGGTGGGCTTTCCAACCCGAGTGAACCAGGAGGCTATCAATGAACCTGACGATCAGCGGTCACCATCTCGAAGTTACCCCCGCACTGCGCAGTTACGTGACCACCAAGCTCGATCGCATCACCCGCCACTTCGACCAGGTGGTGGATATCAAGGTTCTACTCTGCATCGAGAAGCAAAAGGAGAAGGAACGACGACAGCGCGCCGAGTGCCGCATCCACGTCAAGGGCAACGACATGTTCGCCGAGAGCTCCCACGAGGACCTCTACGCCGCCCTCGACGAGCTGGTCGACAAGCTCGACCGGCAGGTGGGCCGCCACAAGACCCGCATGCAGGACCACCACCACCCCGCGCCCAAGCGCGTGATGTAGGCGGCCAACCGGCGCACCAGAGGGCCCTGCGGGGCCCTTTGTCGTTTTCCCGTCGCAAAGCTCGGCGGGATCGGTGGCCGTCCGGGTTTGCCCGGGGGCCGGGTGCATAATCGCCCCGGACCATGAACCGCCTCGCCGCCATCCTGCCTCCCGCTCAGGTGCTCGTGAGCGTCGAGGCCACCAGCAAGAAGCGCGCATTCGAAGAGGCGGGCCTGCTGTTCGAGAACCTGCACGGCCTCTCGCGCGCCCTCATCACCGACAGCCTGTTCGCGCGCGAGCGCCTGGGCTCCACCGGCCTGGGCCACGGCGTCGCCATCCCGCACGGCCGCATCAAGGGCCTGAAGGCGCCGATGGCCGCGCTGTTCCAGCTGGCCAACCCGATCGGCTTCGACGCTCCCGACGAGCAGCCGGTCAACCTGCTCATCTTCCTGCTGGTGCCCGAAGCCGCCACGCAGAAGCACCTGGAAATCCTGTCCGAGATCGCCGAGCTGCTGTCGGATGCGCCGTTGCGGGAGAAGATCAAGGCCAGCAACGACGCCACGCAGCTGCACCAGCTGATCGCCACCTGGCAGTCCGCGCAGCCCGCGTGACGTGAAGCCCACCGTCGTCAGCGCCGACGTCCTGTTCGAGGACCACCGGGCACAGCTGAAGTGGGAGTGGGTGGCCGGGCTCGGCGCTTCCGAGCGCCGCTTCGACGAGGTGGCCGTGCGCGCCGCCCGTTCGGGCGCCGACCTGGTCGGCTACCTCAACTACATCCACCCGTACCGAGTCCAGATCCTGGGCGAGCGCGAGGTCGCCTACCTCACCAACGCCACCGCCGACGACTGCGCCCGCCGGATCGCGCGCATCGTCACCCTCGAGCCGCCGGTGCTGGTGCTCACCGACGGCCAGGCCGCGCCCGAGGCCCTGCTGTCGATGTGCGAGCGGGCCCAGATCCCGATGTTCGCCACCCCGGAGCCGTCGGCCTTCGTCATCGATGTGCTGCGTGCCTACCTGTCCAAGCACTTCGCCGAGCGCACCTCGATGCACGGCGTGTTCATGGACATCCTGGGCCTGGGCGTGCTGATCACCGGCGAGTCGGGGCTGGGCAAGAGCGAGCTCGGCCTGGAACTGATCACGCGCGGCAATGGCCTGGTGGCCGACGACGCGGTCGACCTGTACCGGGTGAACCAGACCACCATCGAGGGCCGCTGCCCCGAGCTGCTGCAGAACCTGCTGGAGGTGCGCGGCATCGGCCTGCTCGACATCCGGGCCATCTTCGGCGAGACCGCGGTGCGCCGGAAGATGCGGCTGCGGCTGATCGTGCACCTGGTGCGGCGCGAGACGCTGGAGCGCGACTACGAACGGCTGCCCTACGAGCCGCTCACCCAGGACGTGCTGGGCGTACCGGTGCGCAAGGCGGTGATCCAGGTGGTGGCCGGCCGCAACATCGCCGTGCTGGTCGAGGCCGCGGTGCGCAACACCATCCTGCAGCTGCGCGGGGTCGACACCTACCAGGAGTTCGTCGAGCGGCACCGCCGCGCGATGGAAAAAGGCAGTTGAGGCCAGCCCTCGACTAGAAACGCGCGAGGCGCCGGCGCCTCAGCGCCGCACCGGCCGGTTGGGGCAGTCCTGCTTGGTGCAATGGGCGTACAGCGACAGCGCGTGGTCGGCGATCGCGAAGCCCTTGGCCTGGGCGACCGCGTGCTGGCGCTTCTCGATCTCGGCGTCGTAGAACTCCTCGACCCGGCCGCAGTCGAGGCACACCATGTGGTCGTGGTGCGTGCCCTCGTTCAGCTCGTACACCGCCTTGCCGCTCTCGAAGTGGCTGCGCGAGAGGATGCCGGCCTGCTCGAACTGGGTGAGCACGCGGTACACCGTGGCCAGGCCGATGTCGGAGCGCTCCTCCAGCAGCACGCGGAACACGTCTTCCGCCGTCATGTGCCGCTGCGATCCCTTCTGGAACACCTCCAGGATCTTCAGGCGCGGCAGCGTCGCCTTCAGGCCAGTGTTCTTCAGTTCGTCGATGTTGGTCATGGGGGTCTGCCGGGACGGGCCGCGAGGGGGTCCCGCTACAATGATTCGATCATATCGCCTGCCTGTTTCCCCATGCCCCCGCGCACCTCCCGCTTCCTGCGGCCCGGTCTCGTGCTGGCCGCCTGCGCGCTGGGCGCGGGCTGTGCCAGCGTCGACAACGCGACCCGGCCGATCGCCAACGCCATCACGCCCTACAAGGTCGAGGTGGTGCAGGGCAACTTCGTGTCGAGCGAACAGGTCGAGCTGCTCAAGCCCGGCATGTCGCGCCAGCAGGTGCGCGAGCTGCTGGGCACCCCGCTGCTGACCAGCGTGTTCCACGCCGACCGCTGGGACTACGTGTTCACGCTGCGCCGCCAGGGCGTCGAGCCGCAGCGGCGCAAGCTCACCGTGTTCTTCAAGGGCGAGGGCCTGGAGCACTTCGAGGGCGACAGCATGCCCAGCGAGGCCGACTTCGTCGCCTCCATCGGCAGCAAGCGCGCGCTGGGCAAGGTGCCGGTGCTCGAGGCCACCGAGGACCAGCTCAAGCGCAACAGCAAGCCGGCCGCGCCCGAGGCGGCGCCTGCGCCTGCGCCCGAGCCGCCGCTGCCCGCCAGCTACCCGCCGCTCGAGACCACGGGGCGCTGACCGCATGGCGACCAAGACCACGACTCCCCAGCACCAGGTCGCAGTGGCCGGCGCCACCGGCCGCATGGGCCACATGCTCATCGAGGCGATCCGTGCCGCCGACGACTGCCAGCTGGCCGGCGCGCTCGACGTCCCGGCCAGCCCGGCGATCGGCAACGACGCCGCCGCCTTCCTCGGCGTCGCCAGCGGCGTGCCGGTGGTGGCCGACATCCGCACCGGCCTGGCCCGGGCCAAGGTGCTGATCGACTTCACCCGGCCCGAGGGCACGATGGCGCACCTGGCGGCCTGCCGCGAGCTGGGCCTCCATGCGGTGATCGGCACCACCGGCTTCAGCGACGACCAGAAGGCCCGCATCGCCGAGATCGCGCGCGACATCGCCATCGTCATGGCGCCCAACATGAGCGTGGGCGTCAACGTGACCATGAAGCTGCTGGAGATGGCGGCCAAGGCGCTGTCGACCGGCTACGACATCGAGGTGATCGAGTCCCACCACCGGCACAAGGTCGATGCGCCGTCCGGCACCGCCCTCAAGATGGGGGAGGTCATCGCCGGCGCCCTGGGGCGCGACCTGAAGGAATGCGCGGTCTACGCCCGCGAGGGCGTCACCGGCGAGCGCGATCCGTCCACCATCGGCTTTGCCACCATCCGTGGCGGCGACATCGTGGGCGACCACACGGTGCTGTTCGCCGGCACCGGCGAGCGCATCGAGATCACGCACCGCTCGGCCAGCCGCGCCACCTACGCCCAGGGCAGCCTGCGGGCCGTGCGCTTCCTGGCCGGCCGGACCAGCGGCCTGTACGACATGTTCGACGTCCTCGGGTTGAGGTAGGCCGGGCGCCGGCCCCGGCGCGTTGAGGGGCGAGGGAGGAAGCCATGGATGCACTGCAGCTGTTCGGCCAGGCCGACGGGATCACCCGCGTGGTGGCACTGCTGCTGCTCGGCATGTCGGTGGCCAGCTGGGTCGTCATCCTCTGGAAGGGCTGGCTGCTGCACCGCGCCGCCGCCGACGTCGGCCGCTCCACCGCC
Above is a genomic segment from Ramlibacter pinisoli containing:
- the hprK gene encoding HPr(Ser) kinase/phosphatase, with protein sequence MKPTVVSADVLFEDHRAQLKWEWVAGLGASERRFDEVAVRAARSGADLVGYLNYIHPYRVQILGEREVAYLTNATADDCARRIARIVTLEPPVLVLTDGQAAPEALLSMCERAQIPMFATPEPSAFVIDVLRAYLSKHFAERTSMHGVFMDILGLGVLITGESGLGKSELGLELITRGNGLVADDAVDLYRVNQTTIEGRCPELLQNLLEVRGIGLLDIRAIFGETAVRRKMRLRLIVHLVRRETLERDYERLPYEPLTQDVLGVPVRKAVIQVVAGRNIAVLVEAAVRNTILQLRGVDTYQEFVERHRRAMEKGS
- the fur gene encoding ferric iron uptake transcriptional regulator translates to MTNIDELKNTGLKATLPRLKILEVFQKGSQRHMTAEDVFRVLLEERSDIGLATVYRVLTQFEQAGILSRSHFESGKAVYELNEGTHHDHMVCLDCGRVEEFYDAEIEKRQHAVAQAKGFAIADHALSLYAHCTKQDCPNRPVRR
- a CDS encoding outer membrane protein assembly factor BamE gives rise to the protein MPPRTSRFLRPGLVLAACALGAGCASVDNATRPIANAITPYKVEVVQGNFVSSEQVELLKPGMSRQQVRELLGTPLLTSVFHADRWDYVFTLRRQGVEPQRRKLTVFFKGEGLEHFEGDSMPSEADFVASIGSKRALGKVPVLEATEDQLKRNSKPAAPEAAPAPAPEPPLPASYPPLETTGR
- the dapB gene encoding 4-hydroxy-tetrahydrodipicolinate reductase, translated to MATKTTTPQHQVAVAGATGRMGHMLIEAIRAADDCQLAGALDVPASPAIGNDAAAFLGVASGVPVVADIRTGLARAKVLIDFTRPEGTMAHLAACRELGLHAVIGTTGFSDDQKARIAEIARDIAIVMAPNMSVGVNVTMKLLEMAAKALSTGYDIEVIESHHRHKVDAPSGTALKMGEVIAGALGRDLKECAVYAREGVTGERDPSTIGFATIRGGDIVGDHTVLFAGTGERIEITHRSASRATYAQGSLRAVRFLAGRTSGLYDMFDVLGLR